The DNA segment CGGGGAGGCCTTCTAGACCGGCGGGGGCAGGGGCCGGCCCAGCCGCCGCAGCCAGAAGGCGAGGAAGGCGGCGGCCGTCGCGAGCAGGGCGAGGGCGAGCGTCAGGTTGACCAGGTCGATCGCCGTCGCCTGGCCGCCCAGGCTCCGCTGCAAGGCGCGCCAGCTCTGGATCACGAGTGCCACGGCCGTCGTCCCGAACATGAAGAATCCGGGCAGGACGAGCCAGGGCGCCCAGCGGTGCCGGGCCCGGAACCAGGCGGCGAGCAGGAGGAAGGTCAGGCCGGCCAGGAGCTGGTTCGAGGAGCCGAAGAGCGGCCAGACCACGAGCCAGACCGGCTTCGCCGCCCCCAGCGCGTCCTGGAGGTTCGCCCCCAGCAACAGGTAGGCGAGCGGCAGGCCGAGCGTGATGCCGGTTGCCAGCCACTTGCCGCGGCGGCCTTTCAGGCCGAGCAGTTCCTCCATCAGATAGCGGCCGAGCCGGGTCGCCACGTCCAGCGTGTCGTAGACGAAGGTCGTGAAGGCGAGCATGCCGAAGGCGAGCACCTGTTCGCGCGGCAGTCCGAGCACCGCGTGGACGAAGTGGGCGATGCCGCCCGCGTAGATCTCCGACGGGCTCTTCTTCAGCTCGGCCGCGCCGGCGGGCCACATCATCACAGTCATGAGCGCCATCACGGCGACGACACCCTCCAGCAGCATGCCGCCGTAGCCGACCAGCGGCGCGTGGGTCTCCTTGTGCAGTTGCTTGCAGGTCGTGCCCGAGCAGACGAGGCCGTGGAAGCCGGAGCAGGCGCCGCAGGCGATCGTGATGAAGAGGAAGGGGTAGAGCGTGCCCAGGTTCTCGGCGCGCCAGGCGAGGAAGGCCGGGTACTCCGCCTTGTAGCCGCCGAAGATGACGCCGA comes from the bacterium genome and includes:
- a CDS encoding carbon starvation protein A produces the protein MPLAFVGLACAALFLLAFRFYGLRVARRYQLSATAKTPAERFADGVDFVPTKRPILLAQHFASIAAAGPVVGPITAGLYFGWGPSLLWIVFGTIFIGAIHDFSSLVASIKHDAKSLPELARQYLGPQAYALVMTFIWLSLVYVVIAFTDVTAQAFVARETWGDTQHDIGGGVATSSLLYLLLSVLLGLALTKWRVPLWLATLLFFPALVGIIVWGQLLPITFAVARPAVLWGVIILAYCAVASVLPMWLLLQPRGYLGGYFLYIVLAFGLLGVIFGGYKAEYPAFLAWRAENLGTLYPFLFITIACGACSGFHGLVCSGTTCKQLHKETHAPLVGYGGMLLEGVVAVMALMTVMMWPAGAAELKKSPSEIYAGGIAHFVHAVLGLPREQVLAFGMLAFTTFVYDTLDVATRLGRYLMEELLGLKGRRGKWLATGITLGLPLAYLLLGANLQDALGAAKPVWLVVWPLFGSSNQLLAGLTFLLLAAWFRARHRWAPWLVLPGFFMFGTTAVALVIQSWRALQRSLGGQATAIDLVNLTLALALLATAAAFLAFWLRRLGRPLPPPV